In Cyanobium sp. AMD-g, one genomic interval encodes:
- a CDS encoding Crp/Fnr family transcriptional regulator: MAHTVHALDTMRALAAKGEVRDVEAGSVIFRAGEAGDCMFGLLEGTVRLSWNADAGHEDIQAGDVFGAGALVTAEHRRYGHATALTACRLLVMNREKFLFAVQEAPMFAIELLGSIDQRLRDLKGVTRN; this comes from the coding sequence ATGGCCCACACCGTCCATGCCCTCGACACGATGCGCGCCCTCGCCGCCAAAGGTGAAGTGAGGGATGTGGAGGCCGGATCCGTCATCTTTCGCGCCGGCGAAGCCGGCGACTGCATGTTCGGCCTGCTGGAGGGAACGGTGCGCCTGAGCTGGAACGCCGACGCGGGCCACGAGGACATCCAGGCCGGCGACGTCTTCGGGGCTGGGGCCCTGGTCACGGCGGAACACCGCCGCTACGGCCACGCCACGGCCCTCACCGCCTGTCGGCTGCTGGTGATGAACCGTGAGAAGTTCCTGTTCGCCGTCCAGGAGGCCCCCATGTTCGCGATCGAACTGCTGGGTTCGATCGACCAGCGTCTGCGGGACCTCAAGGGCGTGACGCGCAACTGA
- a CDS encoding transaldolase, which yields MANLLEQLAAMTVVVADTGDIEAIRQFTPRDATTNPSLILAAAQIPAYQELIDRSLRESREVIGAAAPAEEVVREAIDEISVTFGKEILKIVPGRVSTEVDARLSYDTEATITKARKLIGLYAQAGIGTDRVLIKIASTWEGIKAAEVLEREGIHCNLTLLFGFSQAVACAEAGATLISPFVGRILDWYKKSTGRDSYPGAEDPGVLSVTRIFNYFKTYGYGTEVMGASFRNLDEIVELAGCDLLTISPALMDQLRQSEEHLERRLDAAHPGASEARIHVDEATFRTMMGADPMASEKLDEGIRGFSKAIETLEGQLAHRLAVIEGGAAFTHAVHEIFLLNDLDGDGCITREEWLGSDAVFDALDTDNDGRLAPEDVRGGLGAPLAISR from the coding sequence ATGGCCAACCTGCTCGAACAACTGGCCGCCATGACGGTGGTCGTGGCTGACACCGGCGACATTGAGGCGATTCGCCAGTTCACGCCGCGGGATGCCACCACCAACCCGTCCCTGATCCTGGCGGCGGCCCAGATTCCGGCCTACCAGGAGCTGATCGACCGCTCCCTGCGTGAATCCCGCGAGGTGATCGGCGCCGCGGCCCCCGCCGAGGAGGTGGTGCGCGAGGCCATCGACGAGATCAGCGTCACCTTCGGCAAGGAGATCCTCAAGATCGTGCCGGGCCGGGTTTCCACGGAGGTGGATGCACGCCTCAGCTACGACACCGAGGCCACGATCACCAAGGCCCGCAAGCTGATCGGCCTCTACGCCCAGGCCGGCATCGGCACCGACCGCGTGCTGATCAAGATCGCCTCCACCTGGGAGGGCATCAAGGCGGCGGAAGTGCTTGAGCGCGAAGGCATCCACTGCAACCTCACCCTGCTGTTCGGGTTCTCCCAGGCCGTGGCCTGCGCCGAAGCGGGTGCCACCCTGATTTCCCCCTTCGTGGGGCGCATCCTCGACTGGTACAAGAAGTCCACCGGTCGCGACAGCTATCCCGGGGCGGAGGATCCCGGTGTGCTCTCGGTCACCCGGATCTTCAACTACTTCAAGACCTACGGCTATGGCACCGAGGTGATGGGCGCCAGCTTCCGCAACCTCGACGAGATCGTTGAACTGGCGGGTTGCGACCTGCTGACGATTTCGCCCGCCCTGATGGACCAGTTGCGCCAGAGCGAGGAGCACCTGGAACGGCGCCTCGATGCCGCCCATCCCGGCGCCAGCGAGGCCAGGATCCATGTGGACGAGGCCACCTTCCGGACGATGATGGGCGCCGATCCCATGGCCAGCGAGAAGCTCGATGAGGGCATCCGCGGCTTCTCCAAGGCCATCGAGACCCTGGAAGGCCAGCTGGCCCACCGTCTGGCGGTGATCGAGGGCGGAGCCGCCTTCACCCACGCGGTGCACGAGATCTTCCTGCTCAACGACCTCGACGGCGACGGCTGCATCACCCGCGAGGAATGGCTCGGCAGCGATGCCGTCTTCGATGCCCTCGACACCGACAACGACGGTCGCCTGGCCCCGGAGGATGTGCGCGGCGGCCTGGGAGCTCCGCTGGCGATCAGCCGCTGA
- the cobO gene encoding cob(I)yrinic acid a,c-diamide adenosyltransferase codes for MTAIASTTPATPEEALALDRQAEELGPGGDLAPEVDQEAYRRRMQRRREVQQQRVGERNLEKGLVLVFTGEGKGKTTAALGLVLRTLGHGENVAVVQFIKGGWQPGEARALERFGEALHWHALGEGFTWETQDRERDRQLVQSAWERSCAYLADADRKLVVLDEINVALKLGYLAPDQVLEGLALRPPLTHVALTGRGAPPALLERADLVTEMKAVRHPFREQGVKAQAGIEY; via the coding sequence ATGACGGCGATCGCCTCCACGACCCCAGCCACCCCAGAGGAGGCTCTGGCGCTGGATCGCCAGGCTGAGGAGCTGGGCCCGGGCGGCGACCTGGCCCCCGAGGTCGACCAGGAGGCCTACCGGCGCCGCATGCAGCGCCGCCGGGAGGTGCAGCAGCAGCGGGTGGGGGAGCGGAACCTGGAGAAGGGCCTGGTGCTCGTCTTCACCGGCGAGGGCAAGGGCAAGACCACCGCGGCCCTGGGCCTGGTGCTGCGCACCCTGGGCCATGGCGAGAACGTGGCGGTGGTGCAGTTCATCAAGGGGGGCTGGCAGCCGGGGGAGGCCCGGGCCCTGGAGCGCTTCGGCGAGGCGCTCCACTGGCATGCCCTGGGCGAGGGCTTCACCTGGGAGACCCAGGACCGGGAGCGGGACCGCCAGCTGGTGCAGAGCGCCTGGGAGCGCTCCTGTGCCTACCTCGCTGACGCCGACCGCAAGCTGGTGGTGCTCGATGAGATCAACGTGGCCCTCAAGCTGGGCTATCTCGCCCCCGACCAGGTGCTGGAAGGTCTCGCCCTGCGCCCGCCCCTCACCCACGTGGCCCTCACCGGCCGCGGCGCCCCGCCGGCCCTGCTGGAGCGGGCCGATCTGGTCACGGAGATGAAGGCGGTGCGCCATCCGTTCCGGGAGCAGGGGGTGAAGGCCCAGGCGGGCATCGAGTACTGA
- the pyrH gene encoding UMP kinase: MAYRRVLLKLSGEALMGGQGYGIDPAIVQAIAKDVVEVVAGGTQLAIVVGGGNIFRGLKGSAAGMDRATADYVGMLATVMNAITLQDGLERVGVPTRVQSAISMQEVAEPYIRRRAIRHLEKGRVVIFGAGCGNPFFTTDTTAALRAAEINADVIFKATKVDGVYDKDPAKHADAVRYETLTFLDVLSGELEVMDSTAIALCKDNAIPIVVFDLFGSGNIGRAVAGEPIGTSIVPAAPR; this comes from the coding sequence ATGGCCTACAGGCGCGTTCTCCTCAAACTCAGCGGTGAAGCGCTGATGGGGGGCCAGGGTTATGGGATCGATCCCGCCATCGTTCAGGCGATTGCCAAGGATGTGGTCGAGGTGGTGGCCGGGGGCACCCAGCTGGCCATCGTGGTGGGTGGCGGCAACATCTTCCGGGGACTGAAGGGTTCAGCCGCGGGGATGGACCGGGCCACGGCGGACTACGTCGGCATGCTGGCCACGGTGATGAATGCCATCACGCTCCAGGACGGCCTCGAGCGGGTCGGTGTGCCGACCCGCGTCCAGAGCGCCATCTCCATGCAGGAGGTGGCCGAGCCCTACATCCGGCGCCGGGCCATCCGGCACCTGGAAAAGGGGCGGGTGGTGATCTTCGGGGCCGGCTGCGGCAACCCCTTCTTCACCACCGACACCACCGCCGCCCTGCGGGCCGCTGAAATCAACGCCGATGTGATCTTCAAGGCCACCAAGGTGGATGGGGTCTACGACAAGGACCCCGCCAAGCATGCCGACGCGGTTCGTTACGAGACCCTTACATTTCTCGACGTGCTCAGCGGTGAGCTTGAGGTGATGGACAGCACCGCCATCGCCCTCTGCAAGGACAACGCCATCCCGATCGTGGTCTTCGACCTGTTCGGCTCGGGCAACATCGGGCGGGCCGTCGCCGGTGAGCCCATCGGCACCAGCATCGTGCCCGCGGCCCCCCGCTGA
- a CDS encoding NAD(P)/FAD-dependent oxidoreductase — MSSGPAHADVIVVGAGAAGGAAAFHLAARGRRVILLEAQAPGRSKPCGGGMAASVQRWFPFDLTPSVDQVIRRVRFTWCLEDPVTAELPGAAPFWIVRRSVLDAFLAEQAVQAGCDLRHGCRAERIERCADGLWEVSGPGEGPLRARAVVIADGSGSRFAAPLGLGPPRPRFAATVSVEVAADPDPADMARFEFGLVHHGFCWVFPRKGGFSIGVGTFVGQQEADSEAVLSALLPSLGLPADAGDRRHGQLRLWNGHHALHGPGLVAVGDAASLCDPFLAEGLRPSLLSGCEAATALDRWLDGEGPALEQYSLSMREAWGDSMAWGKRIAQVFYRVPRVGYQLGVKRPTAPQRIAQILSGEMGYGEIAQRVIRRLLFQRG, encoded by the coding sequence GTGAGCAGCGGGCCTGCCCATGCCGATGTGATCGTCGTCGGCGCCGGGGCGGCGGGCGGCGCGGCGGCCTTCCATCTGGCGGCCCGTGGCCGCCGCGTCATCCTGCTGGAGGCCCAGGCCCCGGGACGGTCCAAACCCTGCGGCGGCGGCATGGCCGCCTCGGTGCAGCGCTGGTTCCCCTTCGATCTGACCCCCAGCGTCGACCAGGTGATCCGCCGGGTGCGGTTCACCTGGTGCCTGGAGGATCCGGTGACGGCGGAGCTGCCCGGCGCGGCCCCCTTCTGGATCGTGCGCCGCAGCGTGCTGGATGCCTTCCTGGCCGAGCAGGCCGTCCAGGCAGGCTGCGACCTGCGCCATGGCTGCAGGGCCGAGCGGATCGAGCGCTGTGCCGATGGTCTCTGGGAGGTGTCGGGGCCAGGCGAAGGGCCGCTGCGGGCCAGGGCCGTGGTGATCGCCGATGGCTCCGGCTCCCGTTTCGCGGCGCCCCTCGGCCTGGGCCCGCCCCGTCCCCGCTTCGCGGCCACCGTTTCGGTGGAGGTGGCGGCGGATCCGGATCCCGCCGACATGGCCCGCTTCGAGTTCGGCCTGGTGCACCACGGCTTCTGCTGGGTGTTTCCCCGCAAGGGGGGCTTCAGCATCGGGGTGGGCACCTTCGTCGGCCAGCAGGAGGCCGACAGCGAGGCGGTGCTCTCCGCCCTGCTGCCCAGCCTGGGGCTGCCTGCGGACGCCGGCGATCGCCGCCACGGCCAGCTGCGGCTCTGGAACGGCCACCATGCCCTGCACGGGCCCGGTCTGGTGGCGGTCGGTGATGCCGCCTCCCTCTGTGATCCCTTTTTGGCCGAAGGCCTGCGCCCATCCCTGCTGAGTGGCTGCGAGGCGGCCACCGCCCTCGACCGTTGGCTCGACGGGGAGGGACCTGCCCTGGAGCAGTACAGCCTGAGCATGCGCGAGGCCTGGGGCGATTCGATGGCCTGGGGCAAACGCATCGCCCAGGTGTTCTACAGGGTGCCCCGGGTGGGCTACCAGCTGGGCGTCAAGCGCCCCACCGCCCCCCAGCGCATCGCCCAGATCCTCTCCGGGGAGATGGGCTACGGGGAGATCGCCCAGCGTGTGATCCGGCGGCTGCTGTTCCAGCGGGGCTGA
- the hemH gene encoding ferrochelatase codes for MARVGVLLLNLGGPERIEDVGPFLYNLFSDPEIIRLPTPALQKPLAWLISTLRSGKSKEAYRSIGGGSPLRRITEQQARELQSRLRQQGVDATSYVAMRYWHPFTESAVGDIKADGVEEVVVLPLYPHFSISTSGSSFRELQRLRQADPAFRRLPIRCIRSWYDHPGYINAMAGLIAREVSASDTPDAAHIFFSAHGVPKSYVEEAGDPYQQEIEACAALVMTRLEELLGHANPSTLAYQSRVGPVEWLKPYTEDALRELGEQGVKELVVVPISFVSEHIETLEEIDIEYREIATEAGISHFRRVPALDTDPTFIQGLADLVHEAMAGPEVNLDMAAQLPKKVKLYPQDKWAWGWNNSSEVWNGRLAMVGFSAFLLELLTGQGPLHALGLL; via the coding sequence ATGGCCAGGGTCGGCGTGCTGCTGCTGAACCTCGGCGGTCCGGAACGGATCGAGGATGTCGGGCCATTCCTTTACAACCTGTTCTCCGATCCGGAGATCATCCGTCTGCCCACGCCGGCGCTGCAGAAGCCCCTGGCCTGGTTGATCAGCACCCTGCGCAGCGGCAAATCAAAGGAGGCCTACCGCTCCATCGGCGGCGGTTCCCCCCTGCGGCGCATCACCGAACAGCAGGCCAGGGAACTGCAGAGCCGCCTGCGCCAGCAAGGCGTCGACGCCACCAGCTATGTGGCGATGCGCTACTGGCATCCCTTCACCGAATCGGCCGTGGGCGACATCAAGGCCGACGGTGTGGAGGAGGTGGTGGTGCTCCCCCTTTACCCCCATTTCTCGATCAGCACCAGCGGCTCCAGCTTCCGCGAACTGCAGCGGCTGCGTCAGGCCGACCCGGCCTTCCGGCGGCTGCCGATCCGCTGCATCCGCAGCTGGTACGACCATCCGGGCTACATCAACGCCATGGCCGGACTGATCGCCCGCGAGGTCAGCGCGTCCGACACACCGGACGCGGCCCACATCTTCTTCAGTGCCCACGGGGTGCCCAAGAGCTACGTGGAGGAGGCAGGCGATCCCTATCAGCAGGAGATCGAGGCCTGCGCAGCCCTGGTCATGACGCGTCTGGAGGAGTTGCTGGGCCATGCCAACCCCTCCACCCTCGCCTACCAGAGCCGGGTGGGGCCGGTGGAATGGCTCAAGCCCTACACCGAGGATGCCCTGCGGGAACTGGGCGAGCAGGGCGTCAAGGAGCTGGTGGTGGTGCCGATCAGCTTCGTCAGCGAGCACATCGAGACCCTTGAGGAGATCGACATCGAGTACCGGGAGATCGCCACGGAAGCCGGCATCAGCCACTTCCGTCGGGTGCCTGCCCTCGACACCGATCCCACCTTCATCCAGGGCCTCGCCGACCTGGTGCACGAGGCCATGGCGGGCCCGGAGGTGAACCTCGACATGGCGGCCCAGCTGCCCAAGAAGGTGAAGCTCTACCCTCAGGACAAGTGGGCCTGGGGCTGGAACAACAGTTCCGAGGTGTGGAACGGTCGCCTGGCGATGGTCGGATTTTCCGCTTTTCTGCTGGAATTGCTCACTGGTCAAGGCCCCCTGCATGCCCTCGGACTGCTCTGA
- a CDS encoding GIVxVP protein: MSLNRTAKGIVLVPTLLLGGAFLAAGTWMEGPAAANRGLALTLGGILMGAGLLAQLLPEPGPPPSDP, translated from the coding sequence ATGAGCCTCAACCGCACCGCCAAGGGCATCGTGCTGGTGCCCACCCTGCTGCTCGGCGGGGCCTTCCTGGCCGCCGGCACCTGGATGGAGGGCCCGGCCGCCGCCAACCGCGGCCTGGCGCTCACCCTGGGGGGAATCCTGATGGGAGCGGGTCTGCTGGCCCAGCTGCTGCCCGAACCCGGTCCGCCCCCCTCCGACCCATGA
- a CDS encoding M23 family metallopeptidase — protein MPSDCSDRPRRPRLRGRSLVIAAALGLGSQGLPAEARNASLWGRGAFPVASFAGYTSGFGMRSHPLSGDVRPHYGIDIAAPLGSPIRSWWTGTVSEVIVDGGCGNGLVIRSGSYEHIYCHLSGQAGSGVYRSGNVLLRVGQRVATGQVIAHVGLTGSTTGPHLHWGMRYRGAWMDPARVLRAMAQSRRQRNPITLQRPNLGVFR, from the coding sequence ATGCCCTCGGACTGCTCTGATCGCCCCCGGCGTCCCCGCTTGCGGGGCCGGTCGCTGGTGATCGCGGCGGCCCTGGGCCTGGGCAGCCAGGGCCTTCCCGCCGAAGCCCGCAACGCCAGCCTCTGGGGCCGGGGTGCTTTTCCTGTGGCCAGTTTCGCTGGCTACACCAGCGGTTTCGGCATGCGCTCCCATCCGCTCAGCGGCGACGTCCGGCCCCACTACGGCATCGACATCGCCGCCCCCCTGGGGTCGCCGATCCGCAGCTGGTGGACCGGAACGGTGAGCGAGGTGATCGTCGACGGCGGCTGCGGCAACGGACTGGTGATCCGTTCCGGCAGCTATGAGCACATCTATTGCCACCTCAGCGGCCAGGCGGGCAGCGGTGTGTACCGCAGCGGCAACGTCCTGCTGCGGGTGGGCCAGCGGGTGGCCACCGGCCAGGTGATCGCCCACGTCGGCCTGACGGGCAGCACCACCGGTCCCCACCTGCACTGGGGCATGCGCTACCGGGGTGCCTGGATGGACCCGGCCCGGGTGTTGCGGGCCATGGCCCAGAGCCGTCGCCAGCGCAACCCAATCACCCTGCAGCGACCTAATCTGGGTGTCTTCCGCTGA
- the ilvB gene encoding biosynthetic-type acetolactate synthase large subunit, producing the protein MDALHRHGVQHIFGYPGGAILPIYDELHKAESRGWLKHILVRHEQGGTHAADAYARATGKVGVCFGTSGPGATNLVTGIATAQMDSVPMVVITGQVPRAAIGTDAFQETDIFGITLPIVKHSWVVRDPADIGRIVAEAFLIAASGRPGPVLIDVPKDVGAEEFDYTPVAPGSAIPSGFKRPPAPRPEAIEAALALIRQARRPLLYVGGGAIASDAHREVHQLAERFRLPVTTTLMGKGAFDENHPLAVGMLGMHGTAYANFAVTECDLLIAVGARFDDRVTGRLDSFAPRAQVIHIDIDAAEVGKNRVPEVPVVSDVRLALEALLQASVGEGSNRRTDAWLERIDTWKHHYPLVIPQPTGEIAPQEVVIALRELAPEAFFTTDVGQHQMWAAQFLRNGPRRWISSAGLGTMGFGMPAAMGVQTAFPDERVICVAGDASILMNIQELGTLSQYQLPVKVVVLNNGWQGMVRQWQESFYEERYSSSEMTGGMPDFPALAEAFGVKGIGITDRAQLHTGLAEALAHPGPVFVDVRVRRNENCYPMVPPGASNAQMVGLPSHPELAIDTIRQCNACGSTTASAHLFCPSCGAKL; encoded by the coding sequence ATGGATGCCCTGCACCGCCACGGGGTGCAACACATCTTCGGTTACCCGGGCGGAGCAATCCTGCCCATCTACGACGAACTCCACAAGGCCGAGTCCCGGGGCTGGCTGAAGCACATCCTCGTGCGCCACGAGCAGGGCGGCACCCACGCCGCCGATGCCTACGCCCGCGCCACCGGCAAGGTGGGTGTCTGCTTCGGCACGTCCGGCCCCGGTGCCACCAACCTGGTCACGGGGATCGCCACGGCCCAGATGGATTCGGTGCCGATGGTGGTGATCACCGGGCAGGTGCCCCGGGCCGCCATCGGCACCGATGCCTTCCAGGAAACCGACATCTTCGGCATCACCCTGCCGATCGTCAAACACTCCTGGGTGGTGCGCGACCCCGCCGACATCGGCCGCATCGTGGCCGAAGCCTTCCTGATCGCCGCCAGTGGCCGCCCCGGCCCGGTGCTGATCGACGTGCCCAAGGACGTGGGTGCCGAGGAGTTCGATTACACCCCGGTGGCCCCGGGATCGGCGATCCCCTCCGGCTTCAAGCGTCCGCCGGCCCCCAGGCCTGAAGCCATCGAGGCTGCCCTGGCCCTGATTCGCCAGGCCCGGCGGCCCCTCCTCTACGTGGGGGGCGGCGCCATCGCCTCCGACGCCCATCGCGAAGTGCATCAGCTGGCGGAACGGTTCCGTCTGCCCGTCACCACCACGTTGATGGGCAAGGGGGCCTTCGACGAGAACCATCCCCTGGCGGTGGGCATGCTGGGCATGCACGGCACCGCCTACGCCAATTTCGCCGTCACCGAATGCGATCTGCTGATCGCCGTCGGTGCGCGCTTCGATGACCGGGTCACCGGCCGGCTGGACAGCTTCGCCCCCCGGGCCCAGGTGATCCACATCGACATCGATGCGGCCGAAGTCGGCAAGAACAGGGTGCCGGAGGTGCCGGTCGTCTCCGATGTCCGCCTGGCCCTCGAGGCCCTGCTGCAGGCCTCCGTCGGCGAAGGCTCCAACCGCCGCACCGATGCCTGGCTGGAGCGCATCGACACCTGGAAACACCACTACCCCCTGGTGATTCCTCAGCCCACTGGCGAGATCGCCCCCCAGGAGGTGGTGATCGCCCTGCGGGAACTGGCCCCCGAGGCGTTCTTCACCACCGATGTGGGCCAGCACCAGATGTGGGCAGCCCAGTTCCTGCGCAATGGACCCCGCCGCTGGATCAGCAGCGCCGGCCTCGGCACCATGGGCTTCGGCATGCCCGCCGCCATGGGCGTCCAGACCGCCTTCCCCGACGAGCGGGTGATCTGCGTGGCCGGGGACGCCAGCATCCTGATGAACATCCAGGAACTGGGCACCCTCAGCCAGTACCAGCTGCCGGTGAAGGTGGTGGTGCTCAACAACGGCTGGCAGGGCATGGTGCGCCAGTGGCAGGAAAGCTTCTACGAGGAGCGCTACTCCAGCTCCGAGATGACCGGCGGCATGCCGGACTTCCCCGCCCTGGCGGAGGCCTTCGGGGTCAAGGGCATCGGCATCACCGACCGGGCCCAGCTGCACACCGGCCTTGCCGAGGCCCTGGCCCACCCCGGCCCGGTGTTCGTTGACGTGCGCGTGCGGCGCAACGAGAACTGCTACCCGATGGTGCCCCCGGGAGCCAGCAACGCCCAGATGGTGGGACTGCCCAGCCATCCCGAACTCGCCATCGACACGATCCGCCAATGCAATGCCTGCGGCAGCACCACCGCCAGCGCCCACCTCTTCTGTCCCAGTTGCGGCGCCAAGCTCTGA
- a CDS encoding site-specific integrase, whose protein sequence is MRQENRRLAASGTGLRLEIRQQRLGLRGPLPCPRGTAARPVQRISLGLPATAAGVAAALEQLQRVRLAVEQGTFSWEPWRRRPPAAAAPAVVQAVAEAVAPPEAGELPPALAGFEAAFFADPRRRRRPAGSRSTWSGAYRPYLRRLAAVAATSGTPPAAVDLALLERVLESYPLASRSRQQCGIALGALARHLQLPLPADWSERSGGYGLHVARFRGLPSDGRILELVAAIPNPRWRLAYGLMATYGLRNHEVFFCDLSALASGGDRVLRVLPTSKTGEHQVWPFQPDWVERFGLEGLGEGGAELPRVCTDLRRTTLQQVGRRVAEQFRRYGLPITPYDLRHAWAVRTIHIGLPDTVAARMMGHSVAIHTRTYHHWITRRDQQQAVDTALARLRAS, encoded by the coding sequence GTGCGACAGGAAAACCGGCGTCTGGCGGCCTCGGGCACCGGCCTGCGCCTGGAGATCCGCCAGCAGCGGCTGGGTTTGCGTGGGCCGCTGCCCTGCCCGAGGGGCACGGCAGCGCGGCCGGTGCAGCGCATCAGCCTGGGGTTGCCGGCCACCGCAGCCGGCGTGGCCGCCGCCCTGGAGCAACTGCAGCGGGTGCGGCTGGCGGTGGAGCAGGGAACCTTCAGCTGGGAGCCCTGGCGCCGGCGCCCGCCCGCCGCGGCGGCCCCGGCAGTGGTACAGGCGGTGGCGGAAGCGGTGGCGCCCCCTGAGGCTGGGGAACTGCCGCCTGCCCTGGCCGGTTTCGAGGCCGCCTTCTTCGCCGATCCCCGCCGCCGCCGCCGGCCCGCCGGCAGCCGCAGCACCTGGAGCGGTGCCTACCGGCCCTACCTGCGGCGTCTGGCGGCGGTGGCCGCCACGTCGGGAACCCCACCGGCGGCCGTCGACCTGGCCCTGCTGGAGCGGGTGCTGGAGAGCTACCCCCTGGCCAGCCGCAGCCGCCAGCAGTGCGGCATCGCCCTGGGGGCCCTGGCCCGACACCTGCAGCTGCCGCTGCCGGCCGACTGGAGTGAGCGCAGCGGCGGCTACGGCCTGCATGTGGCCCGCTTCCGGGGCCTGCCCAGCGACGGGCGCATCCTGGAGCTGGTTGCGGCCATCCCCAACCCCCGCTGGCGCCTGGCCTACGGCCTGATGGCCACCTACGGCCTGCGCAACCACGAGGTCTTCTTCTGCGACCTCTCCGCCCTGGCTTCCGGGGGCGACCGGGTGCTGCGGGTGCTGCCCACCAGCAAGACCGGCGAGCACCAGGTGTGGCCGTTCCAGCCCGACTGGGTGGAGCGCTTCGGCCTGGAGGGTCTGGGGGAAGGCGGCGCGGAGCTGCCCCGGGTCTGCACCGACCTGCGCCGCACCACCCTGCAGCAGGTGGGCCGGCGGGTGGCGGAGCAGTTCCGCCGCTACGGGCTGCCGATCACCCCCTACGACCTGCGCCATGCCTGGGCCGTGCGCACGATCCACATCGGCCTGCCCGACACGGTGGCCGCCCGGATGATGGGCCACTCCGTGGCGATCCACACCCGCACCTACCACCACTGGATCACCCGTCGGGACCAGCAGCAGGCGGTCGACACCGCCCTGGCGCGCCTGCGGGCCTCCTGA
- the frr gene encoding ribosome recycling factor: MDLEASMRKSVEATQRTFNTIRTGRANPSLLDKLTVEYYGADTPLKSLATISTPDAQTIQIQPFDRGSMALIEKAIAMSDLGLTPNNDGRLIRINIPPLTEDRRKELCKLAAKYAEEGKVGLRNLRREGVDRIKKQEKDGELSEDQSHDEQEKVQKLTDRYIAELEKKLAEKEAEILKV, translated from the coding sequence ATGGATCTCGAAGCCAGCATGCGCAAGTCGGTGGAAGCCACTCAGCGCACCTTCAACACCATCCGCACCGGTCGGGCCAACCCCTCCCTGCTCGACAAGCTGACCGTTGAGTATTACGGGGCCGACACGCCGCTCAAGTCGCTGGCGACGATCTCCACCCCCGACGCCCAGACGATCCAGATCCAGCCCTTTGATCGGGGCTCCATGGCGCTGATCGAGAAGGCGATCGCCATGAGTGATCTGGGCCTGACCCCCAACAATGACGGCCGCCTGATCCGCATCAACATCCCGCCCCTGACCGAGGACCGCCGCAAGGAGCTCTGCAAGCTCGCGGCCAAGTACGCCGAGGAGGGCAAGGTGGGTCTGCGCAACCTCCGCCGTGAGGGCGTTGACCGGATCAAGAAGCAGGAGAAGGACGGTGAGCTCTCCGAGGACCAGAGCCATGACGAGCAGGAGAAGGTCCAGAAGCTGACCGATCGCTACATCGCCGAGCTGGAGAAGAAGCTGGCGGAGAAGGAAGCCGAGATCCTCAAGGTGTGA